From Camelus dromedarius isolate mCamDro1 chromosome 12, mCamDro1.pat, whole genome shotgun sequence, the proteins below share one genomic window:
- the LOC105106895 gene encoding olfactory receptor 4X2, with product MADTRNVTEFIFLGLSPNRDVQKVCFVIFLLLYTAIVLGNLLIVLTVMTSRSLGSPMYFFLSYLSFVEICYSSTTVPKLISDLLAERKAISFWGCMTQLSFIHFFAGTEIFLLTVMAYDRYVAICKPLNYTTIMNRQVCAVLVGVAWAGGVVHSLAQILLIFRLPFCGPNVIDHYFCDVLPLLRLACSDTFLIGLLIVANGGTLSVISFVVLVASYVVILLHVKNQSSEGRRKALSTCGSHITVVTLFFGPCIFIYLRTSTTLPADKMVAVFYTVITPLLNPVIYSFRNAEVKKAMRRLWIRTMKLGEK from the coding sequence ATGGCTGACACACGCAATGTGACAGAATTCATTTTTCTGGGACTTTCTCCTAATCGGGATGTGCAGAAAGTTTGCTTTGTGATATTTCTGCTCTTATACACAGCAATTGTGCTGGGCAATTTGCTCATTGTGCTCACTGTCATGACCAGCAGAAGCCTCGGttcccccatgtacttcttcctcagcTACCTGTCCTTTGTGGAGATCTGCTACTCCTCTACCACAGTCCCCAAGCTCATCTCAGATTTGCTGGCTGAAAGGAAAGCCATATCTTTCTGGGGCTGCATGACACAGCTTTCCTTTATCCACTTCTTTGCTGGCACTGAGATTTTCCTGCTCACTGTGATGGCCTATGatcgctacgtggccatctgcaagcccctCAACTACACCACCATCATGAACCGGCAGGTGTGCGCCGTCCTGGTGGGAGTAGCATGGGCGGGGGGCGTTGTGCATTCCTTGGCTCAAATCCTTCTCATCTTCCGCTTGCCTTTCTGTGGCCCCAATGTGATTGACCACTACTTCTGTGATGTGCTTCCTCTGCTCAGACTTGCCTGTTCTGACACCTTCCTCATTGGTCTCCTGATTGTTGCTAATGGGGGGACCCTGTCTGTGATCAGCTTCGTGGTCCTGGTAGCCTCCTACGTGGTCATTTTGCTCCATGTGAAGAACCAAAGCTCTGAGGGGCGGCGCAAGGCCCTCTCCACCTGTGGGTCCCATATCACTGTGGTCACCTTGTTCTTTGGGCCCTGCATCTTCATCTATCTGAGGACCTCTACTACTCTGCCTGCGGACAAGATGGTGGCTGTGTTTTACACAGTGATCACCCCACTCCTCAACCCTGTCATCTACTCCTTCAGAAATGCTGAAGTGAAGAAGGCCATGAGAAGGCTGTGGATCAGGACAATGAAACTAGGTGAGAAATAG
- the LOC105106896 gene encoding olfactory receptor 4X1, whose amino-acid sequence MAATSNVTEIIFLGFSQNRDVQKLISVVFLLTYTAIVLGNGLIVVTIMASRGLTSPMYFFLGYLSFAEICYCSVTVPRLILDSFLGRKVISLKGCITQIFFLHFFGGAEIFLLTVMAYDRYVAICKPLHYTVIMSRRACGLLVGVAWGGGLLHSAGQTFLIFQLPFCGPQVLDHYFCDVHPVLKLACSDTFLIGILVITNGGSISVASFTGLLASYVVILQSLRTQTSEGRRKALSTCAAHVAVAALFFIPCSFVYMRPCVTLPADKVVAVFYTVVTPLLNPVIYSFRNAEVKSAMRRLMGRKVIWDKK is encoded by the coding sequence ATGGCTGCTACAAGCAATGTGACTGAAATCATATTCTTGGGATTTTCCCAGAACCGGGATGTGCAGAAGTTAATTTCTGTGGTGTTTCTCCTCACGTACACGGCCATTGTGCTCGGTAATGGCCTCATTGTGGTGACCATCATGGCCAGCAGGGGGCTCACCTCccccatgtatttcttccttggcTATTTATCCTTTGCGGAGATCTGTTACTGTTCTGTCACGGTCCCCAGACTCATCCTTGATTCTTTTTTGGGGAGGAAAGTCATTTCCCTCAAGGGCTGCATCACACAGAtatttttcctccatttctttggTGGCGCCGAGATCTTTCTCCTGACGGTGATGGCCTAcgaccgctacgtggccatctgcaagcccctGCACTACACTGTCATCATGAGCCGGCGCGCGTGTGGCCTCCTGGTGGGGGTGGCGTGGGGTGGGGGCTTGCTGCATTCTGCCGGGCAAACCTTCCTCATCTTCCAGCTGCCCTTCTGCGGCCCCCAGGTCCTCGACCACTACTTCTGTGACGTTCACCCGGTGCTGAAGCTGGCCTGCTCGGACACTTTCCTCATCGGCATACTCGTCATCACCAATGGCGGGTCCATCTCCGTGGCCAGCTTCACTGGGCTGCTCGCTTCCTACGTGGTCATCCTGCAGTCCCTGAGGACCCAGACCTCAGAAGGCCGGCGCAAGGCCCTCTCCACCTGCGCCGCTCACGTTGCAGTGGCGGCCCTGTTCTTCATCCCCTGTTCCTTTGTCTACATGAGGCCCTGTGTCACCCTCCCTGCAGACAAGGTAGTCGCCGTGTTCTACACGGTGGTCACACCTCTCTTAAACCCCGTCATTTACTCCTTCAGGAATGCTGAAGTCAAAAGCGCCATGAGGAGACTGATGGGGAGGAAAGTGATTTGGGACAAGAAATAG
- the LOC105106894 gene encoding olfactory receptor 4B1-like, with protein MANTNNVTELIITGLFQDPEVQRVCFVVFLPVYMATVVGNGLIVLTVKVSKRLHSPMYFFLSYLSLVEITYSSTVVPKFITDLLAKIKTISLEGCVAQIFFFHFFGVTETFLLTVMAYDRYVAICKPLHYTTIMSRPVCHRLVAGSWLGGFFHSMVQIVVTLQLSFCGPNVIDHYFCDLHPLFKLACADTSVEGLIVLVNSGLFSIFSFLLLVSSYVVILVNLRNHSAEGRRKALSTCASHITVVMLFFGPAIFLYMRPPSTFTEDKLVAVFYTVVTPMLNPIIYTLRNAEVRIAMRRLWGKKVNSGVE; from the coding sequence ATGGCAAATACAAATAATGTGACCGAGTTAATCATCACCGGCCTTTTCCAGGACCCAGAGGTGCAGAGAGTGTGCTTTGTGGTGTTTCTTCCTGTGTACATGGCCACGGTGGTGGGCAATGGTCTCATCGTTCTGACGGTCAAAGTCAGTAAGAGGCTGCAttcccccatgtacttcttccttaGCTACCTGTCCCTGGTGGAGATCACTTACTCCTCCACTGTTGTCCCTAAGTTCATCACAGACTTACTTGCCAAGATTAAAACCATCTCCCTGGAGGGCTGTGTGGCTCAGATattcttctttcacttctttggagTTACTGAGACCTTCTTGCTCACAGtaatggcctatgaccgctatgtggccatctgcaaacccctTCACTACACAACCATCATGAGCCGGCCTGTGTGTCACCGTCTGGTGGCTGGTTCCTGGCTGGGGGGATTTTTTCACTCTATGGTGCAGATTGTTGTCACTCTCCAATTATCCTTTTGTGGTCCCAATGTGATTGACCACTACTTCTGTGACCTCCATCCCTTATTCAAGCTTGCCTGCGCTGACACCTCTGTGGAGGGGCTTATTGTGTTGGTCAACAGTGGATTATTCTCtatcttctccttccttctcctggtgTCCTCCTATGTTGTCATCCTGGTCAACCTGAGGAACCACTCAGCAGAGGGAAGACGCAAAGCGCTCTCCACCTGTGCCTCTCACATCACAGTGGTCATGTTGTTCTTTGGTCCTGCCATCTTCCTCTACATGCGACCACCCTCCACCTTCACTGAGGACAAACTGGTGGCCGTGTTCTACACAGTGGTCACTCCCATGCTGAACCCCATCATTTACACACTCAGAAACGCAGAGGTGAGAATCGCCATGAGGAGGTTGTGGGGTAAGAAAGTGAATTCAGGagtggaataa